The Candidatus Acididesulfobacter guangdongensis region TTAAAATTATAGGATTTAGCGCAAACTACATTGCTCCTTCAGGTTTACTTGCAGGATTTATTGGCGGAGACGCTATAATGGCGCTAATTCTTAAGAAAAAAAAAGGGCTTGAGTTTAAGCAGGGATTTTCCGCAGGACTTGCATCGAAGGTTGTAGAGTTCTCGGTTTTTTTAGTTTTTATTTATCTTGGACTTATTTTAGGGTTTAAGTATTTTTATCTGCCTCCCGAGATATGGTTTTTTTTATTTATTGCAGGTATTTTTATCGGAGTTATTACATTATTTTTTTTATTAAATCCTATAATAGACAACAGATTTTTTACTAAAGTTTTAATTAATTTATCTAAAATTAAGTTTTTAAATAAAATAATAACCAAGATTACATCTCAGATTAACGAATTAGAAAAAGAGATGCATTTTTTTTTTACAAAAGGCGTCAAGTATCTTTTGCTCAGCGTGTTTTTAAGTTTATTAGTTACAATAATCCTTATTTTGCAGATATGGCTGCTTGTTCATTATCTCGGAATAAATATGGGGTTTTCTAAAACTCTGCTCGTGTTTGCAGTGTCAATGCTTGTTTTTGCTTTACCATTAGCACCCGGCTCTGCAGGAACGTATGAATTATCGCAAGTGGGATTGTTTGATTTGCTTGGTATGGGTTCTGATATAGGACTTACGTTCAGTCTTATCATGAGAATTATAAATCTAACGATTGTAGGGTTTTCATTTATTATTTTGCCCCATTACGGAATAAATTTCTTTAAAAAAGATATTGAAAAAATATGAAAATATTTTATTCTATGTGCAGCTGGGGTTTAGGACATGCTACCAGGTCGCTGCCTGTAATAAGGCGTTTGATCAATGAGTCAAATGAAGTTATCATATATACCAGCGGAAGAAGTCTTGCATTATTAAAGTCTGAACTTCGTGATAAATGCGAGTTTATAGCTTCGACAGAATATCCGTCGCCTTATTCGGACAAGATAGGTTTTGCCTTAAGATTTTTAAAAACTGCGCCTGCTATTTTAAATGTAATAAAACAAGAGAATATAGAAGTAATAGATTTAGTTAAAAAAAGAAAAATTGATATAATAATTTCAGATTCAAGGTTCGGTTCTTACTGCAAGGATATTCCGTCATATCTGATATTTCATCAACCGAGATTTATAGCTCCTTTCAGAATATTGCCGGCTGAAATTATAACTGAATATTTGAATCATTTTCTTATAAATAAATTTGATAAAATAATAATTCCCGACTACGAAAATAATTCTTTATCCGGTGACTTATCGCATAATCTGCATTATTTTAATAGCGACCGAGTTAAGTATATAGGAATTTTATCAGATTTTGAACAGATTGATATCAAAGAAGATATAGATTATCTTTTTTCTATATCAGGACCGGAACCGACAAGGACATTGTTAGAAAAACAAATTATGTCTCAATTGCAAAATTTAAAAGGCAATATCGCCGTTTCCCTTGGAAAACCCGGAGAATATAAGAAGGAGACGTTAGGAAATACCGTTATTTATTCTTTTCTGGAAAAAAAAAGAAGGGACGAGTTGATGAACAGGGCAAAAATGGTTGTGTCAAGGTCTGGATATACGACCATAATGGATGTTGCCGAAATAGGCAAGAAAGCCTTTTTTATACCGACGCCTGGTCAGACCGAACAGCTGTATCTCGCTCATCACTTAAAAAAAACGGGTAAATTTTACTCGCAGAAACAAAAAAATATTAATATCAATCAAGGTCTTGAAACGGCAAAAAATTATTCAGGATTTACACCGCCTTGGAAAACCGATAAAAGTGTTGAAAATTTATTTAAGGAAATAGGGCTGAGCCGTAATTGATTTATAATATATTTAGACTAATATATTTAGACTAAGTTATAATATAGTTAGTTTATATTATATTTAATACTTTTTAAACAGACTCTTATTATTTTTCATTATCAATGCGACAGACGAGTTATATATGGATTGTTAATTGATAATATATCAGGCAAACGAATAACTTATTGTAATTAAATCGGCTTAATATATCTAACGGACTAATTAATTTTATTATAATTAAATCAATAAGCAAAACTGCAAATATTTTAAAAAATTAAAATTATGGTTTCTATTATTATACCGGCTCATGAAGAGGCGAAATATATAGGCGTTTCTTTAGAAAAAATTTTAAATCAGAAGGATGTAGTTTACATTAATAAAAATACCGACTTAAAAGCAATAGCTGCCGAAACTTCCGACAGAATTTTATGCGAAATAACCGTGGTTGTAAGTAAAGGTAAAGATAACACAGAGGATATAGTTGGTCAGCACCCGAAAGTGAATATGATTGCAGGCAATTTTAAGGGGGTATCGGATGCCAGAAATATAGGCGCAAAAGCATCGCGGGGTGATGTTTTATTATTTTTAGACGCTGATACTTTATTAAATGAAGGTTTTATTAAGAAATTAGATTCTTTAAAAAATAGCACAAATATTATCGGAACCTCCAAGCTTTATCCTGATATTCAATCAATAAAAGCAAGAATTTTTATGTTTTGCAATAATATTGCGCATATAATTTCAAAAACTTCCATGGCGCTTATATTTTGCCATAGAGAAATATACGATAAAGTAAAAGGTTTTGATGAAAATATGCCTGCCGGAGAAGATCTTAAGTTTATCAAATTGGCATTAAATGAGCACGCTAAATTTAAATATTTTGGAGATATAAGTGCCGTTACTTCTATGAGAAGATTTGAAACAGTCGGCTATTTGAAAATTACATTCGAATGGATTAAAGGGTATTTTTTTAAACCGCCGTCGTATTACGATGTAGTGAGATAAAGTATTCAAAACCGGTAAATATAAAGTTAATAGATACGTTATCTGCCGTCATATTACGATGTAGTGAGATAACTTATTCATTAGAGACGGATCCTAATTTTTAAATAATGGCGGTTAATTACTTTTTCTAAAAAATATACGTCTGTCCTCAATTAATCCAATTAATCAATTAAATATGCAGAGATTGCAGATGGCAATGATCAAAAGGAAACATACTAAAGTAATTAAAGTCGGCAATGTCTGTGTCGGCGGAGACAATCCAGTATCTGTGCAGACAATGACCAATACAAATACCGAAGATGCTGAATCGACTATTTCTCAAATAAAAGACATTGAAAAATATAGATGCGATATAGTCAGGGTAACGGTTAATACCGTTCAAGCAGCGGATTCGCTTAAGACAATAATAAAAAATGTTAATATTCCGATTATAGCCGATATTCATTTCAATCATGTTTTAGCTTTAAAATCTATTGAGGCGGGAGTGTCCGGACTAAGAATAAATCCGGGCAATATAGGCGATAAAATAAAGGTAAGAGAAGTCGTCCGCGCTTGCAAAGATAATGAAATTCCTATCAGAATAGGGGTTAATTCCGGTTCAATAGAAAAGGGTATGCTTGATAAATATAACGGGGATTTTTCATCGGCAATGGTAGAAAGCGCACTTGCGCATATTGCTATATTAGAAAATGAATCGTTTTATAATATTAAAATATCTTTGAAATCAACTGATGTATTGACGACCGTCAAAGCTTATGAATTATTAAGCTCTAAAGTGGAATATCCCTTGCATGTGGGTATTACAGAAGCAGGCACTGCATTTGCCGGAGCAATAAAATCAGGTATAGGTATAGGTATTTTGCTTTATGAAGGAATTGGCGATACAATAAGGGTTTC contains the following coding sequences:
- a CDS encoding glycosyltransferase — encoded protein: MVSIIIPAHEEAKYIGVSLEKILNQKDVVYINKNTDLKAIAAETSDRILCEITVVVSKGKDNTEDIVGQHPKVNMIAGNFKGVSDARNIGAKASRGDVLLFLDADTLLNEGFIKKLDSLKNSTNIIGTSKLYPDIQSIKARIFMFCNNIAHIISKTSMALIFCHREIYDKVKGFDENMPAGEDLKFIKLALNEHAKFKYFGDISAVTSMRRFETVGYLKITFEWIKGYFFKPPSYYDVVR
- a CDS encoding flippase-like domain-containing protein, which translates into the protein MLNKTFIISAAISLILIAILILIIGPAGILKTIDHISIADCLILIIFSLAALFFSALSINNALNVYNAKIDLINLFCIKIIGFSANYIAPSGLLAGFIGGDAIMALILKKKKGLEFKQGFSAGLASKVVEFSVFLVFIYLGLILGFKYFYLPPEIWFFLFIAGIFIGVITLFFLLNPIIDNRFFTKVLINLSKIKFLNKIITKITSQINELEKEMHFFFTKGVKYLLLSVFLSLLVTIILILQIWLLVHYLGINMGFSKTLLVFAVSMLVFALPLAPGSAGTYELSQVGLFDLLGMGSDIGLTFSLIMRIINLTIVGFSFIILPHYGINFFKKDIEKI
- a CDS encoding glycosyltransferase, with the protein product MKIFYSMCSWGLGHATRSLPVIRRLINESNEVIIYTSGRSLALLKSELRDKCEFIASTEYPSPYSDKIGFALRFLKTAPAILNVIKQENIEVIDLVKKRKIDIIISDSRFGSYCKDIPSYLIFHQPRFIAPFRILPAEIITEYLNHFLINKFDKIIIPDYENNSLSGDLSHNLHYFNSDRVKYIGILSDFEQIDIKEDIDYLFSISGPEPTRTLLEKQIMSQLQNLKGNIAVSLGKPGEYKKETLGNTVIYSFLEKKRRDELMNRAKMVVSRSGYTTIMDVAEIGKKAFFIPTPGQTEQLYLAHHLKKTGKFYSQKQKNININQGLETAKNYSGFTPPWKTDKSVENLFKEIGLSRN
- a CDS encoding flavodoxin-dependent (E)-4-hydroxy-3-methylbut-2-enyl-diphosphate synthase; translated protein: MAMIKRKHTKVIKVGNVCVGGDNPVSVQTMTNTNTEDAESTISQIKDIEKYRCDIVRVTVNTVQAADSLKTIIKNVNIPIIADIHFNHVLALKSIEAGVSGLRINPGNIGDKIKVREVVRACKDNEIPIRIGVNSGSIEKGMLDKYNGDFSSAMVESALAHIAILENESFYNIKISLKSTDVLTTVKAYELLSSKVEYPLHVGITEAGTAFAGAIKSGIGIGILLYEGIGDTIRVSLSDNPVTEVIAGFHILRDLGLRKEGVELLSCPTCGRAEIDIVGLAKEAERKTASVRANIKVAIMGCVVNGPGESMHADVGIAGGKGKSVLFSGGKIIGKYDNSEIMDALINEIENITGEKII